A region of the Candidatus Dojkabacteria bacterium genome:
GGGTTGTTACTAAGGTGCATATTCTTTCTTCGGAAAAAGGAGACAGATTGAATGCAGGTGTAATTAAACAGGTTAAAGTTTGGATTGCAAGCACAAAGAAGGTTTCATTTGGAGATAAGCTTGCCGGACGATACGGTGACAAAGGGACTGTAACAAAGATTTTGCCGGCAGAAGATATGCCGTATATCGAGGGTGGACGAACAGTTGATGTTGTACTAAACCCACTTGTTATAAAACGTATGAACCTGGGGCAAATTTTGGAAACATATTTTTCTAACGTAGCATATTCTGCAGGTGTTAATGTGGCAATGCCAAGTTTCGAAGATTATGACAAGGAATGGTTTAACGGGAAAATAAAAGAATTAGGGCTTTCGGATACAAACAAGGTAAACATGTACGATGGTCGAACCGGTGAAAAGTTTGATCAGCAGGTTGCAGTGGGCTGGCGTTACCTTATGAGACTAAAGCATATTGCAAGTGAAAAGATTCATGCAAGGTCAACGGGTCCATACACTATGGTTACGCAACAGCCACTTGCAGGTAGGTCTCATAGAGGTGGACAGCGTTTTGGTGAAATGGAAGTATGGGCGCTTGAGGCTTATGGTGCTGCACACACACTTCAGGAGATGCTTACAATAAAATCAGATGATGTAGATGGACGATCGGCTGCTTACAAAGCGATTCTTAGTGGTGAAAAGGTTGAAGTGGTAAAAGTCCCTGCATCGTTTTCCGTACTTGTTCGTGAACTTAACTCGTTGGGTCTAAATGTTGAACTTTTAAGAAACCCCAAAGAAGAGTGGCGTTCCGAAGACAAACCGGAACTGGATACAAATAAATAATATTTTTTGAATATTTATGTTAGATCTTAGACGGGAGATCAAGAACTTTGACGCGATAAAAATATTACTTGCGTCTCCGGAGGATATACTTAGATGGTCACATGGGGAGGTAACTAAACCCGAAACAATTAACTACCGAACGGGTCGTGCCGAAGTTGATGGACTTATGTGTGAAAAAATTTTCGGACCTGTGACAAGCTATCAGTGTTATTGTGGAAAATATAGGAAAGCCAGGTATAAAGGAATTGTTTGTGATAAGTGTGGTGTCGAAGTAACCAAGGCTGATGTTCGAAGAGAGCGAATGGGTCATATAAAGCTCGTAATCCCGGTTGTACATGTATGGTATGCGCACAGTATTCCAAGCAAGTTATCTATAATCTTGGATATCTCCCAGAAAGACTTAAGATCCGTGATTTATTACACAAGGTTTATTATTACTACAATCGATGAAACAAGGCGAGCCGACGCATTAAAGTTGGTCGAGGAGTATAGTGAAAAGCGAGTCGGCGAATTAAAAGAAGAGGAAGGTTTAAGGATTAATGATCTTGAAGAGGAGAAGAAGTCCGAAATAAAAGCACTAAAAAAACAAAAACTTGATAAAGAAAAATATACGATTCAGGAAGGCTTAATCGATGAGAACTATAAACGACTTGTAGGAGAAGTAAAACGCGATATCAAAGGAGAATTAGATGATGTTGAGAATGAAATTCAGCGACTATCTGATCTTGTTAAGAATTTGCGTGTAAAATCAATAATCACCGATGACGAGCACTCTCTAATGAACGATGCCGGTATTGATTTCTATTCAGCAATGATTGGCGCCGAGGCAGTTGAACACCTCTTAAAGCAGGTTGATCTTGCTGCCGAGGAGAAAATGCTAAAACAGAAAATTGTTGATGCCGCAGGAAGACAAAAGGCAAATGATATCCGAAGGCTAAAATACATAACCTCAATGATTAAAAACAAGGTAAAGCCTGAGTGGATGATTGTTCACGTTATTCCTGTAATTCCACCTGACTTAAGGCCTATAATCGGATTAACCGGTGGTCGATATGCCGTTTCGGATCTAAATGATCTTTATAGAAGGGTTATTAACAGAAACAACCGACTAAAGCGCTTGATCGAAATAAATGCACCCGAAGTTATTTTGCGGAATGAAAAGCGGATGCTTCAGGAATCAATTGATTCACTAATCGATAATGCACACACACCACACAAGCCGGTACTTAATTCAAAGAGAATTGCGTATAAATCACTTACGGATCAACTTCGTGGTAAAAAGGGTAGATTCAGAAGGAACTTACTAGGTAAGCGTGTTGACTATTCCGGACGTGCAGTTATTACCGGGGATCCAACGTTAAGTCTTTACGAATGTGGAATTCCGAAAGTAATGGCACTTGAACTTTTTAAGCCGTTTATTATTCACGAGCTTATTGATCAGGGTCATGCAATTAACGTTCACGAGGCGAAGCGTATTATAAATGATGAGGAAGTAATCGTTTGGGATACTCTCGAGAAAATTCTAAAGGATCGCCCCGTTCTACTTAATAGACCACCAACACTTCATAAACAGAGTTTACAAGGGTTCTATGTTAAGCTTGTAGAGGGAAGTGCAATCAGGTTTCATCCGTTAGTTTGCGGAGGATACAATGCTGACTTCGATGGCGACCAAATGGGAGTTTTTGTTCCACTTACCGACGAGGCTGTAGAGGAAATAAAAACCAAAATGCTAACAAAGTACAACATTCTTAAACTTGCAAACGGTGAATCCGTAATTTCTTTGTCAAAAGATATGGTTTGGGGTGTTTATTATATAACTCAGGATCCGGTTGATAAGCCCAAGCGAGTTTTTGCGGATACTGATTCTGCAGTTGGTGCCTTTGAGGCTGGTTTTCTTGGAATTAGAGATCCTGTCGTTACCGAGACAAAAGCCGGAGTTATCGAAACAACCGTTGGTAGAGTTTTGTTTAACGAAGTTTTTCCCAACGAAATCCCTTACATAAACGAGCTTATGAATAAGCGAAAAATTAATAATATAATTGCTGAGTTTGCCGAGACAATGGATCCCGACCTGTTGGTTAGTCTTCTTGACGGACTAAAGAACTTAAGCTTTAAATATGCCACCGTCTCGGGATTTACAATTGGAAAGTCCGATCTGACTTCATATCAGGGCAAGCTTGGCGAGATTGATAATGCTACAAAATCCGAGTCAGAGATTCTTGAAAATTATGAAGAGGGACTTATTACTCAAGAAGAGAAAGAAAGATTGATTCAGGAACTTTGGCTTGATACAACAGAGAATCTTGCCAACAAATCATGGGAAGATCTTCAAAAGAATGTTGAAAACTCGGTTTATATGCAGATAGAGGCCAAACTATCGGGAACGATTGACAACTTAAAGCAGGTAGTTGCTATAAAAGGACTTGTTCGAGATCCTTCCGGTAAGTGGGTGAACCTTCCAATTAAAAGTAATTATACCGATGGACTTTCCGTTTTCGAATTCTTTGTTGCGGCACGTGGTGGACGCAAGGGTCTTGCCGATACGGCATTAAGAACTGCCGATAGTGGATATTTAACAAGAAAGCTTGTTGATGTATCGCACACATCAATTGTTCGCATGGATGATTGCGGATACTCCGGCGAGGGTGTTGAACTTCACAAGAACTCTGCGCGTGAAATTGATTATTATTCAAACATTAAAGGAAGAACAGTAGCTGAAGATATTGTCGACCCCAAAACCAAAAAAGTTATTCTTAAAAAGAACGAAGTTATTGACAGAGATATCGCTAAATTTATTGATCAATGCGAAAAGATAGAGTCAATAAAGGTAAGATCACCACTTTTATGTGAATCTCCGGTTGGACTTTGTCAGAAGTGTTATGGATCTGATATTGGTACAGGAAAATTGGTTGAAATCGGAAAAGCCGTTGGAGTTATTGCATCGCAGTCTGTAGGTGAAGCTTCAACGCAGATGACGCTTCGAACTTTTCACTTTGGCGGTTCTAAAGTTAAAGATATTACCCAGGGTGTGCCTAAGCTTGTTGAACTTTTCGAGGTTAGAAATCCAAAGTTTGCTGCCAAATTGTCCTCGTTAACCGGAAAGGTTAGCCTTAGGAAAACCAAGGCTACAACTGTTGTTGAAATAAATGGCCGAAAGCAGCAAAAGATAAGATATATTATTGAAGGTGTAAAAGAAATAAACGTAAAAGATGGGGATAACGTCAAAAAGGGAGAAGATCTTTTCAAGATTGACGACAAAAAGAAAGTTATTGCCGTTATGGACGGAGAGGTTTTTCTGTCGGGTGACGTACTTACTCTGACAGGTGAGGTTTCTTCCGTGGAGCGGTTTAGATTTAGAGAAACGACACAGGTTATAGTAAAAGATGGTGATAAAATAAAGGCCGGTGATCCCATAACCGAAGGTAACATTCCTCCTAAAGACCTTTTTGATGTAACTGACATTATTACAACTCAAAAGTTTATAATAGAAGAATTGCAAAGAGTGTATAAAGATCAGGGTATTGAAATAAGTGATAAGCACCTCGAGGTACTTGTCAGGCAGATGAGTAAGAACGCATTAATAATTCATCCGGGTGACAGTGACTATGTAATTGGTGAGGTAGGCGATAAATACTTAATGAAGCTTAAGAATGAAATACTTATGAAGTCCGAAAAACGTCCAATTGTTTTTGAACCATTGTTAATTGGCGTAACGGCATCATCACTTAGGGCCGAAGGAATTTTATCGGCACTTTCGTTCCAGGAGCAGGTAAGAGTATTAACGGATGCTTCATTAAAGGGTACGGTTGATCACTTGGTTGGATTCAAAGAAAATGTAATAATTGGAAGGTTGATTCCAACAGGCGAAGATGCTCGGATAAAAGCACCGGAGGATCTTCCTTACGTAAAAGGACTTGTTTGATAAAGTCCCTAAAATATGGTATAAATACGAGCTAAATTTTGTTCTACAGAACGTGCCAACAATTAACCAGTTAATAAGAAACGGTAGAAAAAAGGTTACCAGAAGAAAGAAATATAGAGATCTTGCTATTGACCACAATAAGATTAAAAATAAATATACAGAAAGGGCTAATCCCTTTAAACGAGCAGTTGTTTTACAGGTTAAGACGATGACACCTAAAAAACCTAACTCTGCAACACGAAAAATTGCAAGGGTTAGACTTGCTAACGGTCGAGAGGTTACTGCATATATTCCCGGTATAGAGCATTCCATCCAAGAGCACGCCGTTGTGCTTGTTAAGGCCGGTCGAAAGCAAGATTTACCTGGTGTAAGGTATCAAATTGTTCGTGGCGTATATGATGTCGAGGGTGTTGTTAACAGAAAACAGAGTAGGTCAATATATGGAGTTAAAAAATCAAAAGATTAATTATTAGTTGTTTTAAATAAATGAGAGGAAAACGTGCAAAGCACCGAAAACCAATTCCAGATGTAAAGTACCAGAGTGTGTCGGTTGAGAGACTTATCAATCGGGTCATGCAGGGTGGTAAAAAAACTCAAGCCACAAAAGCTGTTTATTATGCAATGGAGCAGGCAGCTTCAAAGTTAAATGAATCGGCTCTTGTTGTTCTGGAAAGGTCATTAAACAATATAAAGCCCGTAGTTGAACTTAGATCACGTAGAGTTGGTGGTGCTAACTACAGCGTTCCGGTTCCCGTAACCGAAGCTCGACAAGAAACATTAGCAATTCGTTGGCTTGTTGAAACCGCCAGAACAGCCAAAGGCATAAAGTTTAGGGAATCACTACTTTCAGAGCTTGTTGCAGCGTATAACGGTTCGGGAGAAGCCGTCAAAAAGCGTGAAGGTGTCGAAAAAATGGCTGAAGCAAACAGAGCCTTTGCTCACTTTAAGTGGTAAATTCAATATTCAGTTAGTAGTATGCAACTCGTAAATCCAGGTATACGATTTCTTTAGGTGATGTTTGGTGTAGCTACATGAACTTGATATTTTCCTTATTATTTCTTATACTTTAGAAGATCATTACTTTTACTGCCTAATGCATGTATAGCGATAGCATAAACTTGTTAAGTCCATCAACTGTTCCCAAAAACAAGAAAGACGTCTTTCTAAATTGGATATTACTTTGGGGTAGAATTCTATCACTCATTACCGCTGCTTTCCTCATAGGAGTCTTTGTCTATCGACTGTATTTGGATACCAAACGTAATAAACTTGAGGAAGATGTTGATTCATACATAATAACGTTAAATCACATGAAGGAAAAAGAGATCGAGGTTTTGACCCTTCAAAAAATATTGGCGGAGGTATCTTATTTAAAGGCCGGGCAGGGATTAATAACTGACAGGCTATTTATAATTACAGAATATCTGTCCGACGTTGAGCTTGAAATAGTAGCAATGACTCAGGAGAGAGCAGATTTTGAATTTATTGTTGATAGCTACGAAGAATTATACGAAATAGAAAGTAAGATGCGTGAAGATAGTCGAATCCAAAGTCCCGGACCAAGCTTTAGTGTTGATGAAACAATCAAAACAGACTCGGAGATTCGAGTTGTTGGTGTAGTTAAGTTTGAATAATTAAAAGTCGTAAATACGATGCCAGATAACATACAAAATCCCGAAATAACTCAGCAGCCGGTAGCAATGGTAGCGCCTGCACAGGGAATGAAAATACAGGAAATAAGATCCGGAACCTATGCAACCCTTAGGCGGATATTTCTGTCTACACCGGAACGAAAATCGTATACAATGCTAGGATTAACACTTATTGCCGTTGTTATTGTTATTGTGTTTGTTATTAGACCTATGCTGATTACCATAGCCGATCGAAGAACGGAGATATCTATTCTTACAACGGACAGTAAATTTCTTAATGAACGTATAAGTACCGTTTTATCAATTCAGGAAGATATGGCACGTTATAAGGATGAACTCTCAACATTTTTCGATTATTTTCCCGGTGATCAAAATATAAGTGAGATTCTTAGGGACTTATTTTTTTCTGCAGAAAACCTGGGGCTTACAGTAGTGGATATTAGTGCCGGTAGGGCTGATTATCTTGAAAATACGTCAACTGCACTTGTTCCGGGTTGGTTAACGGTTACGGTTTGGGGTACAAATTTTGACAGCATTCTTGGTTATATAAATGAGGTCGAGGACATGCCAAACTATCCGTCAGTTGAGCAGATTACGATAACCGTAGATGATGGGATGTACAGACTTATATGCAGAGTTCCGATAAGTACCGTTAATTCCAATATTATATTATTTAAAGAAACCCAGTAGGTGAGAGCAAACGTAATAATTATTCTTGCACTCCTAATTTCGGGATTAGTAGGAAGTCTTATTTTGGAAATTGCTTTCAAAGTTGAAAAATATGACTCGTCCAGAATAAACGATTTAAGATCAGCTCAAATGGAGTCAAGTCTTGATCTCGAGCTTGTGTTTGATGTAGTTAGCCGATCTAGATAGTAATTCTAAATGGTTTTTGTAATGTATTTATCGAGCTGTTGTTTTTTACTCATTTCTTTTAACTTTTTAAGGGCTTTTGCTTCAATTTGTCTTATCCGCTCGCGAGTTACGTTAAACTGAAGCCCTACCTCTTCGAGTGTCCTCGAGATTCCATCCCTAAGACCAAAGCGAAGTCTTAATACCTCTGCTTCACGTTGTGGAAGTTGATCCAAAAGAGAGGCCAACTGAGCTCTTAGAAGCTCCTGTTCCGCAAAATCCTCGGGAGATATTGATTCTTCATCGGCTATCATTTCCTCTAGTACACTTTTATCGTCATCTTGGAGTGTAGTAGTAAGTGAAATAGGAAGTCGAGCAACTTTTATTACCTGTTCAACCTTTGAAGCCTCTATCTCCATTTTTTCGGACAGTTCATCGATTGAAGGCTTTCTCCCAAGTTCCGCAGAAAGTTCTGCGTTTACTCTTGCAAGTTTGTTTATTGTTTCAATCATATGAACGGGTACACGAATAGTTCTTGCCTGATCAGCTATTGCACGTGTAATAGCTTGTCTTATCCACCAAGTTGCATAGGTAGAAAGTTTGAAACCACGCTTGTAATCGAACTTTTCAATGGCTTTAATTAAGCCGACATTTCCCTCTTGAATAAGATCAAGTAGGTCCATCTGACCCTTTGAATATTTTTTAGCAATACTAACAACTAACCTTAGGTTGGCCTTTATTAGTAAATCTTTTGCCTCGGAATCACCTTCTGCATAACGTTTTGCCAAGATAACTTCTTCTTCGGCAGTAAGAAGAGGGATCTTTCCGATCTGATGAAGATACGCTCTAATTGCGTCTTTTGAGGCATCGGCTTGGATACTTTTTAGAATTTCGAGTTTCTTTTCAAAAGTGATATCTGTGGATTTTGTTGTGGTTTCGCCTGTGGATTCTTCTTGATCGATTATTGCAACGCCCTCATTTTCAAAGAGTGCCAGGATTTCTTCGAGGGTATTAATATCATCCTCGATGGTCAAAAACTCTGAAAGGATATCATCTTGAGTAAGAAAGCCTTGAGCTTTTCCCTTTTCCAAAAGCGCCTTAATACTAACGTTTTTCTGCAAATTGTCTTTCATACCGCTTGAAATTTGTTAAGTAAATGTCGTAATATATTATACGGGTTAGATATAACATGTGCAACGTTGTCTTACATGGATAAAAAGGCGTTACTAAACATTGCTGCAAAGTTCTGTGATAGGTGTGGCAGTCCATACAATCCCGAAGATCTTGATGTTGTAAAAGAGTTTGGGGGCACATTAATTTTGATGCTTAGGTGTCATAACTGTGGAGTCTCTCACATGGTAAACATTGCATTAAACAAAGGGGTTGGTACACGGTTTATGTTAAATACCGATCTTATGGTTGATGAAATGAAACGGGTTCCAATAGGTAGGGCAATCACCTCAAATGAAATGCTGGACCTTCACGCCGATCTTGCAAAAAAGATTAAAACCATAAAAAATCTTAAAGAGCAATTCTAGGGAAACAAATCTAAAGTTCCAAGACAACATCAGTATTAAATTCCGCTGAGTTTTTCTTTGTGTCGCCATCTGAAACTATTGTTACCGAATATACTGTATTGTAAATGCCCGGCTGTTTAACAAGATAGAGCTTGGGATATGAAGATTGCGCATTGGAAAAATTAACCTTTATCGATCCGGTTGATTGAATACCAACGTCTATGTCCACGTATACGGTTGTTTCTGTTGCAGAGTTTATCACGTTATATGAAGTCGAGCCCGAAACGTTGGTAACAATTGTGTTTGCGGGAAACTGAATTCTTATGGAGGCTTGATAGTTACCTTGCGGGTATATATTCTCAACAGACAGGTTCCGCCACTCTATTTGAGTTTCACCCGTTAAAATTGAGGACCTGGTGTCGAGTTTAACTTCAATACTTCTTGTTAAGAATGCATTTGCCTTGTTACCGCCATAATTCCATTCCGATGGATAGATGTAAAACCCGTCAGAATAGTTGGATATGGAATTGTTCCACGATAAAGCTGATAGCTTTTCTGAAATCAATGGATTGTCGACAGAAATTATAATGTTTTTTTCGTTTAGTTGAGTCTTAAAAAAGTCCAATATGGTAACAATACTGATTGAATTATTTGTTACAAGTGCGTTATAGGCTTCCGAGGCTATTTCTGACAGAATGTCCGGTTTGGTGTCGGCTCCCGGAGTAAAAGAATTATGGTAATCGACTACCTGCAAGAGAAGGTTGCTGGAAGTAATTGGCTCGTTGATAGTGTCAATTTCGATTGGCCCGGTGATAGAAAGTAGGTCGGCAAGCAAAAACATGTTTATTGTTATTACACCATCAATTTTTTGACGTACATTCATTGCTTTCAACATTGTTTCCAGTTCGGCAGACATTTCTTCGTGATCAAGGTTCCAGTTTACTTGGCTTGTAAGCCAGGTGGAGTCTTGATAAAGAAAATCCTTGGGGGGTGTAATAAAAAGACCTTCATTTTTTATTATTCCATCGAGATTGTAGATATTGTCAAACTTTAACACCTTTATTTGACCATGTTCAAATTCCAAAAGTCCGTAACCGGAAATCCAACCGCCCTGTGCCCTTAATTCGTAGGGATTTTCTAGCAGAATAATATATGTGGTTCGGTTATCAACACCTACAAGATCAGGAATAGAGGAAAGTAGTGAAAAGCTGCTTTCAATGTATTTTTCGTTTGAATCAATTAAGACTTTAATTTTATCAACCTCTTGCCCTAAAATCTTTGGAAAGACATCAGTGTTAACGGTTTTTATTATATTAGTCCCTTTGTAAAATTCTTCCTGAGACCAGACCAGGTATTGTGAATTGTTTTCGATCTCCTTGAGTTCGAGTGAATACTCTTTTGATGTGTTAATCCTCTCATATTCAATTAGTTGGGGAATTTCGAGTTGCGATAAGTAATTTATTATTGGCGTTGCGCCCTTGTCCCAATATGAAATTCCTGTGGTTATGTGATCAATGCTTAGAAATAGTTTATCGAGTTCGTTATATGCAGGAGTTATATATGAAATTGATTTGCTCCAGGAGAGTCGCTCCCAGGCGCGTTGAAGACCGGTATTACTGGACTCTATTATCTTGAGCG
Encoded here:
- a CDS encoding DUF4012 domain-containing protein, whose translation is MKGLNNKRTTLVVYGAYPVSLDIITTLLSENGSVIVADIYNKDKHKLFRDIRNNLSFKFIVLDAISKLESVINKIDYIFVLLDQHIDGESVLKSEKYLEILNTLQATLEYAKSTKTKVAITFPLNTYPTESKAEGQYTIKDLYTNITKKINEVTEKNKFVKLIYTGELIGPGMNITVSTPFRDLLIDSIIEEKVSISGDGLESYSCIYTSDYVYGLVKSNFSGDSKNVLMSIKEKVSLLSFAYKVIEYNPVIQDIEFTKLIKTKKESFKPDLSLENTTIFDIRFNIDESIEKTVNYLYSVSEKKRIAKAPPLIARFQETPKEVDSIPKPVPTSVQSSEIEELTPIGKLLETLKRSTSPLRNLITSAKQSWNMFVNNPAKIALFTILSAVVALLFYFLVFPITSLFYNGYRYQKNIKSYAISLLGSDTTQNAETLKIIESSNTGLQRAWERLSWSKSISYITPAYNELDKLFLSIDHITTGISYWDKGATPIINYLSQLEIPQLIEYERINTSKEYSLELKEIENNSQYLVWSQEEFYKGTNIIKTVNTDVFPKILGQEVDKIKVLIDSNEKYIESSFSLLSSIPDLVGVDNRTTYIILLENPYELRAQGGWISGYGLLEFEHGQIKVLKFDNIYNLDGIIKNEGLFITPPKDFLYQDSTWLTSQVNWNLDHEEMSAELETMLKAMNVRQKIDGVITINMFLLADLLSITGPIEIDTINEPITSSNLLLQVVDYHNSFTPGADTKPDILSEIASEAYNALVTNNSISIVTILDFFKTQLNEKNIIISVDNPLISEKLSALSWNNSISNYSDGFYIYPSEWNYGGNKANAFLTRSIEVKLDTRSSILTGETQIEWRNLSVENIYPQGNYQASIRIQFPANTIVTNVSGSTSYNVINSATETTVYVDIDVGIQSTGSIKVNFSNAQSSYPKLYLVKQPGIYNTVYSVTIVSDGDTKKNSAEFNTDVVLEL
- the rpsG gene encoding 30S ribosomal protein S7 codes for the protein MRGKRAKHRKPIPDVKYQSVSVERLINRVMQGGKKTQATKAVYYAMEQAASKLNESALVVLERSLNNIKPVVELRSRRVGGANYSVPVPVTEARQETLAIRWLVETARTAKGIKFRESLLSELVAAYNGSGEAVKKREGVEKMAEANRAFAHFKW
- the rpoC gene encoding DNA-directed RNA polymerase subunit beta', whose translation is MLDLRREIKNFDAIKILLASPEDILRWSHGEVTKPETINYRTGRAEVDGLMCEKIFGPVTSYQCYCGKYRKARYKGIVCDKCGVEVTKADVRRERMGHIKLVIPVVHVWYAHSIPSKLSIILDISQKDLRSVIYYTRFIITTIDETRRADALKLVEEYSEKRVGELKEEEGLRINDLEEEKKSEIKALKKQKLDKEKYTIQEGLIDENYKRLVGEVKRDIKGELDDVENEIQRLSDLVKNLRVKSIITDDEHSLMNDAGIDFYSAMIGAEAVEHLLKQVDLAAEEKMLKQKIVDAAGRQKANDIRRLKYITSMIKNKVKPEWMIVHVIPVIPPDLRPIIGLTGGRYAVSDLNDLYRRVINRNNRLKRLIEINAPEVILRNEKRMLQESIDSLIDNAHTPHKPVLNSKRIAYKSLTDQLRGKKGRFRRNLLGKRVDYSGRAVITGDPTLSLYECGIPKVMALELFKPFIIHELIDQGHAINVHEAKRIINDEEVIVWDTLEKILKDRPVLLNRPPTLHKQSLQGFYVKLVEGSAIRFHPLVCGGYNADFDGDQMGVFVPLTDEAVEEIKTKMLTKYNILKLANGESVISLSKDMVWGVYYITQDPVDKPKRVFADTDSAVGAFEAGFLGIRDPVVTETKAGVIETTVGRVLFNEVFPNEIPYINELMNKRKINNIIAEFAETMDPDLLVSLLDGLKNLSFKYATVSGFTIGKSDLTSYQGKLGEIDNATKSESEILENYEEGLITQEEKERLIQELWLDTTENLANKSWEDLQKNVENSVYMQIEAKLSGTIDNLKQVVAIKGLVRDPSGKWVNLPIKSNYTDGLSVFEFFVAARGGRKGLADTALRTADSGYLTRKLVDVSHTSIVRMDDCGYSGEGVELHKNSAREIDYYSNIKGRTVAEDIVDPKTKKVILKKNEVIDRDIAKFIDQCEKIESIKVRSPLLCESPVGLCQKCYGSDIGTGKLVEIGKAVGVIASQSVGEASTQMTLRTFHFGGSKVKDITQGVPKLVELFEVRNPKFAAKLSSLTGKVSLRKTKATTVVEINGRKQQKIRYIIEGVKEINVKDGDNVKKGEDLFKIDDKKKVIAVMDGEVFLSGDVLTLTGEVSSVERFRFRETTQVIVKDGDKIKAGDPITEGNIPPKDLFDVTDIITTQKFIIEELQRVYKDQGIEISDKHLEVLVRQMSKNALIIHPGDSDYVIGEVGDKYLMKLKNEILMKSEKRPIVFEPLLIGVTASSLRAEGILSALSFQEQVRVLTDASLKGTVDHLVGFKENVIIGRLIPTGEDARIKAPEDLPYVKGLV
- a CDS encoding sigma-70 family RNA polymerase sigma factor, which codes for MKDNLQKNVSIKALLEKGKAQGFLTQDDILSEFLTIEDDINTLEEILALFENEGVAIIDQEESTGETTTKSTDITFEKKLEILKSIQADASKDAIRAYLHQIGKIPLLTAEEEVILAKRYAEGDSEAKDLLIKANLRLVVSIAKKYSKGQMDLLDLIQEGNVGLIKAIEKFDYKRGFKLSTYATWWIRQAITRAIADQARTIRVPVHMIETINKLARVNAELSAELGRKPSIDELSEKMEIEASKVEQVIKVARLPISLTTTLQDDDKSVLEEMIADEESISPEDFAEQELLRAQLASLLDQLPQREAEVLRLRFGLRDGISRTLEEVGLQFNVTRERIRQIEAKALKKLKEMSKKQQLDKYITKTI
- the rpsL gene encoding 30S ribosomal protein S12; the encoded protein is MPTINQLIRNGRKKVTRRKKYRDLAIDHNKIKNKYTERANPFKRAVVLQVKTMTPKKPNSATRKIARVRLANGREVTAYIPGIEHSIQEHAVVLVKAGRKQDLPGVRYQIVRGVYDVEGVVNRKQSRSIYGVKKSKD